Sequence from the Castanea sativa cultivar Marrone di Chiusa Pesio chromosome 12, ASM4071231v1 genome:
ACTTGAAAACTTAATAGTAAGATATATGTATGcaatcactaataaaaattaaaaactaccGCATCTTAAATTAGCTCAATAGGGAATAGTGAAGTTTCTAACATGTGCAATTACAAACCTTAGATTTCGCAGGCCCCACCAAAAACACTGAAAgaatttttgtggaaagtctgtGGACTCTGCAACACCTGACTGAAGGGCATCAAGATATATTCCAAAATCAAACAGTGTcgtattttgtgtttttatagggcaaaaatcatctaggaatgtgtAGTTTCCTAAACTGTGATCACAGTTTAAAGAACTGTGGACACATCTTGGATGATTTTCACAGGCTATGTCCCAACAAGCCATTTCTCTTTGAATTGAAAAGAAATACCAAAAGGCTCCCAATACCTATATGATCAGAAAGTAATTACACATCAgtaaattttcataaattagGCATAACTGCATAAGGGCATCCAAATCATTTTACTGGATAAGCATTTTGTTTGTACATGCATAGGTTGaagaaattgagaagaaaaggCATATCTGAAACTAAGGTCACGTGATGTAACAATTTCTTGAGTTTCAATGAAATCATATGATTTTctatcagaaaagaagaaatcatAATTTAATCAAACTTACATGGCTGGCAAGGATGTACAGAAAGAAGTTGAATAAACCTTTAACCCATACAGGGGTTTTAGCGAACTTTCTGGCACTCCTCATAGGTTCCCTCCAGGATAGGTAGATTCGAAGAACTCTCGGCACATATTGAAGGACAAGAATAGAGCTCATCAACTTTCTTGTATTCAAATATTTCGCGCCTCTCACTGAAAAGATGACTGAAACAACCACCTGACAAGATAAAGGACAATGTTAATTTTAAGAATAAGATCATTATGAGTGTGAGCATAGCCAAATTTCTAAACATTAAGAATCTTTTAATTCAATTGACATCTCATGATATTTCTAACGGAGAAATTCAATGTTTGAACCTTTTGTTCCCAACTATCAAAATTTTCGGAAAAAGTAAGTCTTCCTTATGTACCTGTGGGATGGGAAGAATAACGAGAATGTCGATCAGGAAATATGGCCAGAAATACCTCCTAGCTATTGTCCTAGCATCTTTAACTAACACAGGTTTTCCAAGTTTCCGagaggccttatctataaaacCAGTGCGAAATTGCAAAATCATATGAACTATGTGAATGATATCAGTGATTGATCTCAAAACAAAAGCTGTGGCCCTCAACTTTTTGTCTAACCTAATGCACTTGTTATCTTCATTGGTCACAGGAATGTAAAAGAACAGAGGATCCAATGATACTGCAATTACACACGACACTACAAATATTTTGTTCCACCAACGAAGGAATGAATCCCGTGGGTGAAGAATTTTCAGTAATGCCTTTTCCTTGGAATGTAATCCATTATTAGCCGGAAAGTGCTCCTCCTTAGTATCTATCAGGCAATCCGGACTCCTACataaaaacagaagaaaaaacaGTAACATATAACTCAGGGCTCAAGCTCACAACTATTGTTTACATATCAAGGTTTGAATCCATTTTTCCCATTgttataactatatatatatatatatatcaagaggTGATGGAATGGAACTAACCTCCAACAAACGTAGTTTGGCGAGTTATTCATAACTAGAATTTATGTATGATACAGTGCAATCAACTCTAAACTATTAGTAGGCCTGAATGAACTTCTTTATGCACCACAAACTTCAGAATATTGATACCAACTGGAGAGATTAGAGATGTAGAGAGCATTTTTCATATATCCAAGTGCAAAATCACCAGGTGAACTGAGCACCATAAGACAttatcaagaagaagaaaatttcacAAGCATTAGAATCATAActgattatatatatgaaaaattacCAATCGTCTCAAAATCTCTAATACCATGATAAATAACTGATtatcctaaaattttaaattatttaatcataattctaacacacatacacatataaaaTGAAACTgataaaagagaaatgaaattttatgtaaatagaTTATAATATGCACTGTATgcaaatagataaagtagtgcCTTGCTTCACAAACTCAAGGAAGAAAAGAGGGCACACCATATTGATGGTTGTAAACTTCACGTTTGCAGCAATGGTGAAAATTTGTTCGATTTCTTTCATTAGTTTAATATAGATGTTGATAAAAAGCTTATTTGAGTTCAAGAGGATTTTAGTAAGAAATTTATTGTTCAAAATTATAAGAACGGGAATACATTAATTAACCTCCCGAAATAGTACAATTGGCTGAGAATTATATTTCATAAATTCATTCTATAAATTCCATACCTACAGTGAGATATGATCCCCAAAACTCCACCTTAATATGGTGAAGAAATACAGCAACGTCACAAGTCCATTGATTATACCTATTATAGATTGATTAAACTCCAATATCTTTACCTATTAAAGAGAAGAAATATTACAAGACGATAAGACCATTGattatattcctttttttttccttatatcgATTTAAATGTCttgcttctattttttgggATGAATATCTCCGCTATTTTAAAGATATCAGGCACAGTGAATTGAAAAGCTttacaaaaatacatttttagaCTAATTACATAAAGAAACTCAATTTCCAACTTGTTGGCTTCTATGAGTGCTGGACAGTTTATGCTCACATAGACCTATCACTTTTTATCCATCACTCATAATTGTAAAAGTCGGCAAGTTATGACAAAAACAAACATTAAGAGTCGTCTATCACTCACAACTGCACAAATCAGCAAGTTCTGACAAAAGCAAACACtaggagagagagggagagggagagagagagaggtggtgTATCTACTTACAGTGAACCCTGTAGAACTCAGTCCAGTGGGCGTTTTACAAGGTCGAGCAAGACTGCAAGAGACACCGAGGATTTACAGAACAAAAGCGTGGAAAACGTTGAGTTGGGATAAGATTTTTAATATGTGAGGAAAATGTAAGAAACAAAACAGCTGCAATTATTTCGGTTATCATAATTTGTTAGTGAAGTGCTGAAAGTCACATTGATCATGTCTTTTTCCTAATAGCTGTCAAGCTATGACAAAAAAGGAAGACTTTTTTTCCCGAGTCAATTTAACCACACAACCAGTATGAAATTCTTAAGAATAGGTTTGGTTgagctaaaaaaagaaaagtagaattTTCGAAAAATATTAGaaggataaaaataaattaaaaaaagtaagagcacataaaatatttgtaattacatgcaataactcaagaaaaaaaaaatgatgattgcagtccaaatcttctgttcTACTTTTCCTACTCCattctatactccaccaataaaaacttgccacatATTCACttaagtaattaaatactatcattattgacttattaatgctatcgttattaattaatagtagtatttaattaattaggtgaacacgtgacaagattttattggtggagtataaagtggaacataaaaagtgagacagaagatttagactcATGATTGCAAATGACATAGAGgtcaaataactttttttattaactttttaaatttttttttgcttttttaataGTGACAGTCACATGGAGATGACCCTCCaaaatttttgcatttttagtaaaaataatatGTAAAAGACGAAAAAGTTGTGGTACGCTTAAGATGAGAATTTGATGCTCTTTTTCTCATACCTATCCAACCAAAATTAATACTTGAGtgaaatttatttcattgaaaAGTAGATACTTGAGACTTCACACAATTATGTTGAATCTGAGAATCTCACTTAAGCGAGAATAAAATAAACTTCAGTTGAACAAAATAGCGGTGCGAAAAAATCCGACTTTAGTTAGAAATCAGTTTGGGCTCTATTTTAACCCTACTTTGCACTTTAGATTAAGCACCTTATGCAAGACTTTTAGAGGCAAGAAATAAAGCTATACTTCAGCTAAAAATATCTTACTTTTCGTTTCTTCATGATTCCATTCTGTGAGTACATAAGAGAGCATTCATGAGAAAATACTTCTAGTTTGTATCCATAAACATGATCAAAAGGTTAAAACCACAATGTCTATCAAATCTTCAAGAAGCCTTAAGAGTAACTAAGAGATTGATTTGGCAATTGATGGATTGACTTGCAGCAATAAGTAACTCTGTGTTGGGTGCATGTGACATCCTTGGATTCCATCACACATATTTGACAAAGCTCATTTATGAGCTttgatagtgacgtttttaagaaggctgacgggaatACACAACCCGTCAGCCAGTCTCATTAGGATGCCGCCTTTTTGGCATTCAGGGCCATACCCCCTACGTAGCGACGATAAGCTGACGGACCACGTTGACGAGTcagggctgacgaccttggctgtaaggtcCTTGGCTGACGTTCTTTGTGGAGGCATACATAAGCTGACGACAGTGTAGGAGgtacacgtgggctgacgaccttggcaggtgaaagctgaaggagtaatccaaccttcatttttagcctatcttgacttctgcttatgtgaatataaggaagttcttgcgctacacgttcgactttagtcaagaagattcctataaggaaagggctcaatacaataggcaaagatccgcgaattactcttttaaaaggaaagtacttcttcaccaaggcgcttatttcggccacataccactatatataccccaagaccctcatgacccaaaggtacgcacaattacctcaactctggcactctagggttgtttaaagactctaacttgatcgtcggagggtctttggccggcaccacatcggtgctctctgtcgatcatctactttctcttcgcaggtgttgcttcaatcggaggagtactcacagcttactggtgatttttttggcatcatcagttggcgccgtctgtgggaaacgtAGTGACATTTTCAAGTCTCTCAGCCGtgctctatccctgagacaaaaagttgcatggtactcactcgatcgatggcaacgaataacaaccaaggcgacgaaccgcatgctacagcgctagaGAGACAAGTTCAGACGCTTGCTGCTGCTGTTGAGCGCCTTACTAAACAGAATCACGACTTAGAAGAGCAACTGCGGCAGATGACTGCGCACCAAAGTGCACCAGGGGAGGACCAGGAAGTAGCAAGCCCGGAGGGGAGGAATGCCGTCAGGCCTGAAGGTAGCACCGCACCGACTAGGCTGGAGCGgccggagacaaacccgccatcCGCCTCGGACTCCCTACCACCTCATATCACAgccgagatgcaggagatgagggaacgcatggatgtgatgatgaacgccctcagaggacgggtatccagcaatctAGACGACCTAGTTCATAGAACGGATTTGCctttcacagcgttggtgaattcatgccccgttcctccaaagtttcgcatgccccatgtggaaaactacgacggatccaaagacccgttggaccacctggagtcttttagaaccctaatgcatcttcagggtgtaccagatgaaatcatgtgcagggcttttcttaCCACCTTAaaggggcctgcgagggattggtacaccaggctgacgcctaattctatcggcacttttaaggaactgggcgcacagttcgtgtcacactttattggaagtcatcgacacaagaggtctattgcgtgTATACTGGGCATTAAGCAgcgagaagacgagacattaaggtcctatatagcccgctttaacaaggaatccctctcgatagacgaagcagatgacaagatacttgtggcagcattcacgaacgggctacgagagggtaagttcctgttctctctatgcaagaatgacccaaagactatgtccgacgtatattacagggcgacgaagtatatgaacgcggaggacgCCTTGCTGGCTagagacgactataaaccaagaaaaagggagagacaggaagatacgaaactCGATAATGGACGAAAAAGGGGGAGAACCAGAGAGGGGCGAGATGATCAACGACCCAAGCCGCCTACAGGAAGGTacacgaacttcactcccctgaatgcgcccatcgaccaggtgttgatgcagattaaagatgaggaaactttggcctttcctggaaaactgaagggagatcccaacaggagaccaagggataaatactgccgatttcatcaagaccacggccatgacaccgccgattgctacgacctgaaacagcaaatagaagctcttattAGGCGAGGGAGGTTACAGAGGTTCGTCGACAAAGAAAGGGCGGACCCGCCACGAAATCAAGCCCCTCAGCGAGATAATGATCGCCCCAGGCAACCCgtaggagacataaggatgattgtaggaggcaccaCGAGGGCCGgatcttccaagaaagcccgaaagacatacATCAGAACGGTCCAGAACGTCCAGTCGGCAAGTCCTGCGCTTGGAGGGTCACGGATTGGAAATCCCCCCATTGAATTCTCGGAAGTAGACGCCCAGCGCCTTCACCATCCCCACGACGACgctttggtcgtcaccatacgggcaggagactacaacatacaccgagttctcgtagacaacggcagttcagcagacatcctttactatcccaCTTTCCAACAGATGCGAATTGAAAGGGAGCGACTAATTCCGGTTAATGccccactcattggcttt
This genomic interval carries:
- the LOC142618446 gene encoding cyclic nucleotide-gated ion channel 1-like → MNNSPNYVCWRSPDCLIDTKEEHFPANNGLHSKEKALLKILHPRDSFLRWWNKIFVVSCVIAVSLDPLFFYIPVTNEDNKCIRLDKKLRATAFVLRSITDIIHIVHMILQFRTGFIDKASRKLGKPVLVKDARTIARRYFWPYFLIDILVILPIPQVVVSVIFSVRGAKYLNTRKLMSSILVLQYVPRVLRIYLSWREPMRSARKFAKTPVWVKGLFNFFLYILASHVLGAFWYFFSIQREMACWDIACENHPRCVHSSLNCDHSLGNYTFLDDFCPIKTQNTTLFDFGIYLDALQSGVAESTDFPQKFFQCFWWGLRNLSSLGQNLQTSNYIWEGCFAIFISIAGLLLFLYLIGNVQTYMQLATTRSEEIRRKMTLKEIDIELWISKNDLPQNINDEIMQSVKDILEGDKDANVESLLLNVRKKSNIKRHLCLGMLKRVPRFQNINNQLLQVFLDHLKPVHHSERSYIFREGEPLDAMLFVTQGIAWTYTSSDGNKSECLGKGQFYGEEILEWGFKALSLTDLSNLPISPKTVRCHTKVEAFALRASDLKTILTQNWWQLSKMLSHITGSNLERWKPLAASSILAAWRRSPRYRAWQRSHRHHEDVLIKSAQWLTGRELTKFV